The Peribacillus sp. FSL P2-0133 genome has a segment encoding these proteins:
- a CDS encoding DoxX family protein, translating into MIGIGLLVIRVVIGLSFVGHGAQKLFGWFGGHGLKGTGGWFDSIGMKPGVTMALFAGLSELIGGALFALGLLTPFAGILIALTMIVAIVKVHGANGYWATQNGYEYNLAVLAVAIGVALTGAGPYSLDSFLF; encoded by the coding sequence ATGATTGGTATAGGTTTATTAGTTATACGTGTGGTAATCGGTTTATCGTTTGTTGGACATGGAGCTCAAAAATTATTTGGATGGTTTGGCGGACATGGCTTGAAAGGTACAGGAGGCTGGTTTGATTCGATTGGCATGAAGCCAGGAGTTACCATGGCCCTATTTGCAGGTCTATCAGAGCTTATTGGCGGAGCTTTATTTGCTTTAGGTCTCCTTACACCCTTTGCAGGTATATTAATTGCACTTACAATGATCGTTGCGATCGTTAAAGTCCATGGAGCAAATGGCTACTGGGCAACTCAAAATGGTTATGAATATAATCTTGCCGTTCTTGCAGTGGCGATTGGCGTTGCGTTAACCGGAGCTGGCCCATACTCACTTGATTCTTTTCTGTTTTAA
- a CDS encoding aspartyl-phosphate phosphatase Spo0E family protein encodes MAKKNEFLEQIELKRNELIKIVAKDGLNSHVAVEYSQQLDQLLNKYNELFYKTGSGF; translated from the coding sequence ATGGCTAAAAAGAATGAATTTCTCGAACAGATTGAATTAAAGAGAAATGAACTTATCAAGATTGTCGCTAAAGATGGTTTAAACTCGCATGTTGCCGTTGAATATAGCCAGCAACTCGATCAATTATTAAATAAATATAATGAACTTTTTTATAAAACCGGTTCAGGTTTTTAA
- a CDS encoding cytochrome c biogenesis protein CcdA, with the protein MDDINIFLAFGAGFLSFISPCCLPLYPAFLSYITGMSVGEIKSENAMLQRRSMLHTLFFLLGFSLVFIAIGFSTSYLGSFFSNYKELIRQIGAILIIIFGLFIVGIFQPKSFMKDSRFEFKNRPSGYIGSILIGLAFAAGWTPCAGPLLGAVISLGATNPSAAMSYMTAYILGFAIPFFILSFFVGKLTWIKKYSQYIMKIGGYLMIVMGVILFFDWMTKIIAVLSRLFGGFTGF; encoded by the coding sequence TTGGATGATATTAATATTTTTTTAGCTTTTGGGGCGGGATTTCTGAGTTTTATTTCGCCATGCTGCTTACCGCTATATCCGGCCTTTTTATCTTATATCACTGGTATGAGTGTTGGTGAAATCAAATCCGAGAACGCCATGCTCCAAAGAAGAAGCATGCTGCATACTTTATTCTTCCTTCTTGGGTTTTCTCTGGTTTTTATTGCAATAGGGTTTAGCACATCATACCTAGGTTCTTTTTTCTCGAATTATAAAGAATTAATTCGTCAGATTGGAGCCATCCTGATTATCATTTTTGGTTTATTCATTGTAGGAATCTTTCAGCCGAAATCTTTTATGAAAGACAGTCGTTTTGAATTTAAGAACCGACCTAGCGGATATATAGGTTCCATTCTTATCGGACTTGCTTTTGCGGCTGGATGGACCCCTTGTGCAGGTCCGCTATTAGGTGCTGTCATTTCACTAGGTGCAACTAATCCTAGTGCAGCCATGAGCTATATGACTGCCTATATTTTAGGATTTGCCATACCGTTTTTCATATTATCCTTCTTTGTCGGAAAATTGACATGGATCAAAAAGTACAGCCAATACATCATGAAGATTGGCGGATATTTAATGATTGTAATGGGTGTGATTTTGTTTTTTGATTGGATGACCAAAATAATCGCAGTCCTGTCTAGACTATTCGGTGGCTTTACCGGGTTTTAG
- a CDS encoding cytochrome c biogenesis protein CcdC translates to MIYISTGIAIVMAIGVFMLRMKETKKPVNEKKIILPPLFMSTGALMFIFPMFRVTRYELLEALVAGMLFSILLIKTSKFEVRDEKIYILRSKAFIFILIGLMVIRLVAKLMLGSTIEIGVLSGMFFLLAFAMIVPWRIAMLYQYKKVKAASFGRSSMV, encoded by the coding sequence ATGATATATATATCAACAGGTATAGCGATTGTGATGGCTATAGGTGTTTTCATGTTACGGATGAAGGAAACGAAAAAACCAGTGAATGAAAAGAAAATCATTTTACCGCCGCTGTTTATGAGTACAGGTGCTTTGATGTTCATTTTCCCGATGTTCCGGGTGACTCGATACGAATTGTTGGAGGCTCTTGTTGCAGGGATGTTATTTTCCATCTTATTGATAAAAACATCTAAATTTGAGGTTAGAGATGAAAAAATTTATATTCTGCGCTCTAAAGCATTCATATTCATATTGATTGGTCTCATGGTGATTCGACTGGTGGCAAAACTGATGCTGGGAAGCACGATTGAAATCGGTGTGTTGAGTGGGATGTTCTTCTTACTTGCTTTTGCGATGATCGTTCCGTGGAGAATTGCCATGCTTTATCAATATAAGAAAGTTAAAGCAGCCAGTTTCGGCAGAAGTAGCATGGTGTAA
- a CDS encoding YeeE/YedE family protein: MLQMIMFGIICGLLLGFVLQRGRFCVVGAYRDLILAKDGRMFLATFIVIAIQSIGVYALNDTGVIQFGNDGFPWLGTIVGGFIFGIGMVLAGGCATGTWYRAGEGMIGSWVALFGYMLGAAMSKYGVWKVAGDNLLSYRTSDTYIHETLNVSPWVLVIIVTLLVGLLVIRELRKPKLPIFKMKPKKTGLAHILFEKRWHPFVTALLVGLIAIMAWPLSAMTGRMFGLGITAPSANILTFLITGDDALIDWGTFLVLGIFLGAFIAAKGSGEFRWRLPDMKTLRNNAIGGVIMGFGASVAGGCTIGNGLVNSALFAWQGWIAIVFFLLGTWVATYFTIIRKQKKTAAISKAA, encoded by the coding sequence ATGTTACAAATGATTATGTTCGGAATTATTTGTGGTTTACTGCTGGGATTTGTGCTTCAAAGAGGCCGTTTCTGTGTTGTTGGTGCATATCGTGATTTGATTTTAGCTAAAGATGGACGGATGTTCTTAGCTACATTTATTGTAATAGCAATACAAAGTATTGGTGTTTATGCATTGAATGATACAGGGGTCATTCAGTTTGGAAATGATGGTTTTCCATGGTTGGGAACAATCGTGGGTGGCTTTATTTTTGGCATTGGTATGGTTCTGGCAGGAGGTTGCGCCACTGGAACATGGTATCGTGCCGGAGAGGGTATGATCGGAAGTTGGGTTGCTCTTTTTGGTTATATGCTAGGGGCAGCAATGTCGAAATATGGTGTATGGAAAGTGGCTGGAGATAATCTGTTATCTTATCGTACAAGTGATACGTATATTCATGAAACATTAAATGTTTCGCCATGGGTGCTTGTTATTATTGTGACACTTTTGGTTGGCCTATTGGTGATTCGTGAATTGAGAAAACCGAAACTTCCAATTTTTAAAATGAAACCGAAAAAAACGGGATTGGCGCACATCTTATTCGAGAAACGGTGGCATCCCTTTGTTACAGCATTATTGGTCGGCCTTATTGCAATCATGGCATGGCCGCTAAGCGCAATGACAGGCAGGATGTTCGGACTTGGAATTACAGCGCCTTCCGCGAACATTCTAACTTTCCTTATAACAGGAGATGATGCGTTAATCGACTGGGGTACGTTTTTAGTATTGGGTATTTTCCTCGGCGCTTTTATTGCTGCCAAAGGAAGCGGGGAATTCCGTTGGCGTTTGCCTGATATGAAAACGTTACGTAACAATGCAATTGGCGGTGTAATCATGGGATTCGGTGCGAGTGTTGCCGGGGGATGCACTATCGGAAATGGTTTGGTGAACTCGGCGCTATTTGCTTGGCAGGGTTGGATCGCGATTGTCTTTTTCCTGCTGGGTACATGGGTAGCAACTTATTTCACGATTATCCGTAAGCAAAAGAAAACAGCGGCTATTTCAAAAGCTGCATAA
- a CDS encoding sulfurtransferase TusA family protein yields the protein MAKVLETTGMVCPFPLVEAKEAIVDMAKGEELIINFDCTQATESIPRWAATEGHEITEFEQIEDAKWRIIVKKGK from the coding sequence ATGGCGAAGGTATTGGAAACGACTGGGATGGTATGCCCATTCCCTTTAGTGGAAGCTAAAGAAGCAATTGTGGATATGGCCAAAGGAGAGGAACTAATCATCAATTTCGATTGCACCCAAGCAACGGAGAGCATTCCGCGTTGGGCTGCTACCGAAGGTCATGAAATTACGGAGTTTGAGCAAATCGAAGATGCTAAATGGCGTATAATCGTGAAAAAGGGAAAGTAA
- a CDS encoding DUF3219 family protein has product MVDKVILNDVPLRVTDFLSETVKDSEGKGIRKVGFNFRVTHSEYHDITTLLYQMVFDLKIPQSNEEFRAEIFNYATSVTNLYEENAVGEFSLVLLEVNGQE; this is encoded by the coding sequence ATGGTAGACAAGGTCATTTTAAACGATGTTCCACTGCGCGTCACTGACTTTCTTTCTGAAACTGTAAAGGATTCTGAAGGAAAGGGAATCAGAAAAGTCGGTTTCAATTTCAGGGTTACACATAGTGAATATCATGATATTACAACACTGCTTTATCAAATGGTATTTGATTTAAAGATTCCACAGTCAAACGAGGAGTTTCGAGCAGAGATCTTTAACTACGCAACTTCGGTCACGAATTTATATGAAGAAAATGCGGTGGGGGAATTTTCACTTGTCTTACTGGAAGTGAACGGTCAGGAATGA
- a CDS encoding DUF2621 domain-containing protein, with translation MLSGWFLWFILFWVALLIILMSIGGFFMFRKFLKRFPKEDGKSDMDWEEYYLEQTKHLWSKQQKELLEDLVSPVPELFRDVARHKIAGKIGELALKEKAGDITEDLVIRGYIIATPKRDHKFLQKKLAERKVNMVPYEHLFS, from the coding sequence TTGCTTAGTGGATGGTTTTTATGGTTTATTCTATTTTGGGTAGCCCTTTTAATTATATTGATGAGCATAGGTGGCTTTTTCATGTTTCGGAAGTTCCTGAAAAGATTTCCGAAAGAAGATGGGAAATCCGATATGGATTGGGAAGAATACTATTTGGAACAAACAAAGCACTTATGGTCAAAGCAGCAAAAGGAATTACTGGAAGATTTAGTGAGCCCTGTGCCAGAACTTTTTCGTGATGTTGCACGTCATAAAATCGCAGGGAAAATCGGAGAGTTGGCGTTAAAGGAAAAAGCGGGCGATATTACGGAAGATTTAGTGATACGCGGCTATATCATTGCCACACCAAAACGTGACCATAAATTTTTACAAAAAAAATTAGCTGAAAGAAAGGTGAATATGGTTCCATATGAACACTTATTCAGCTAA
- a CDS encoding exonuclease SbcCD subunit D, producing MKFIHTADWHLGKIVHGVHMTDDQRHALLQFIEIVEEEKPDAVVIAGDLYDRSVPPTEAVELLDEIFYTINVKMNTPIVAISGNHDSAERLAFGSSWYRHSQLYIHGKLTKTCEPVRIKGVNFYCVPYAEPGTVRHLFEDDSIHSHQEAMKRITGTIAENFNKDEPNVFVGHAFVLGGKTSDSERVLSVGGSGCVSSDLFDAFDYTALGHLHSPDAIRHPKVFYSGSLLKYSFSEAKQNKSLSIVDMQEDGSFHIRYRSLAPKFDMREISGVMEELLDPAFYQSQKMDDYLKITLNDEGALIDPINRLRQIYPNVLHLERKWDLTDLRRKKSFSSVKDERKSELDLFETFYQEMTDRDFDSQKQDLMVSVIEAVKKEEALK from the coding sequence ATGAAATTTATCCATACGGCTGATTGGCATTTAGGGAAAATCGTTCACGGGGTGCATATGACAGATGACCAAAGGCATGCACTCTTGCAATTCATAGAAATTGTCGAAGAGGAAAAACCGGATGCGGTCGTGATTGCCGGTGATCTATATGATCGTTCCGTTCCGCCGACTGAAGCAGTGGAGCTTCTTGATGAAATCTTTTATACGATTAATGTGAAAATGAATACTCCGATCGTTGCGATATCGGGAAACCATGATTCTGCGGAAAGACTCGCATTCGGTTCATCATGGTATCGTCATAGTCAGTTATACATTCATGGGAAATTAACAAAAACATGTGAGCCGGTCCGTATCAAAGGCGTGAACTTTTATTGTGTTCCATATGCAGAACCTGGGACGGTCCGCCATCTTTTTGAAGATGATAGTATCCATTCCCATCAAGAAGCGATGAAGCGGATTACCGGAACGATTGCCGAGAATTTCAATAAGGATGAGCCGAATGTCTTCGTAGGACATGCTTTTGTATTAGGCGGAAAAACGAGCGATTCGGAAAGGGTCTTGTCTGTAGGTGGCTCCGGCTGTGTTTCATCCGACTTATTCGATGCGTTCGATTATACGGCACTTGGGCATTTACATAGTCCAGACGCAATACGTCATCCTAAGGTGTTTTACTCTGGATCACTATTAAAATATTCTTTTTCCGAGGCCAAGCAAAATAAGTCGCTTTCCATCGTCGATATGCAAGAAGATGGAAGCTTTCATATACGCTATCGTTCTTTGGCACCCAAGTTCGATATGAGGGAGATATCTGGAGTTATGGAAGAGTTACTCGATCCGGCATTCTATCAATCGCAAAAAATGGATGACTATTTGAAAATAACACTAAATGATGAGGGGGCACTCATTGATCCTATTAACCGCTTGCGCCAGATTTATCCGAACGTACTACATCTAGAGCGTAAATGGGATTTGACCGACCTTAGAAGAAAAAAATCTTTCTCCTCTGTAAAAGATGAACGGAAATCAGAATTGGACTTGTTTGAAACGTTTTATCAAGAAATGACAGATCGGGACTTTGATTCTCAAAAGCAGGATTTGATGGTTTCGGTAATTGAGGCTGTTAAGAAAGAGGAGGCTTTGAAATGA
- a CDS encoding AAA family ATPase, with translation MRPDILTMQAFGPYAGRETIDFNSLGERTMFVISGKTGAGKTTIFDGISFAIYGKASGEDRSGQDLRSQFAEDDILTEVSLQFTLRGKTYLVTRSPQQERKKKAGEGTTTVGAKAELYEILAEGKKLLGANVREVEEKIKVLIGLDANQFRQILMIPQNEFRKLLTSDSKDKEQILQKLFHTELYKRIEEKLKEEASILKKESEKSAQRRIELMKGIQPGNNEELQAQIQGEEPSEQQVLPLLQEVILQAAEKSEYINKQIQEKQKARDQVNQELSKAVDLLNRFSEKEKLRNEKEALEAKLPEMELVKVQIKMAHKAASLEKQEQYYLRIGKQVQDANSELQKLSEQSEKLRIERIEKQDSYDKEKSKDNQREQAVRTVHQLEQVKEAVMTFASLKAQVTLDEKEWETSKRLREKTVSEHLSIEAETEKVAQEKTEAEKAAVLYRDQEIEAERNNQSLSKIKKLQEVLYEIQNTKRVLDEKNNRFQELQRIQIQEKEKLETLNRNWRTGQAGMLASMLHSGENCPVCGSQSHPKPAQLHEHMPTDLELKEQENKLKTAEQQKSQAESEYYQAKSKYDALAESSQEKLSDIQNDMSEFRCENIDGHLLQFVQKGKVLQEQLKELMRKKSVLNDLEKRLQDLKEKASQLKDNMISLERKEDQGKTRYIENSTKLTGLTDSLPDGIRTEEEYNEAYQMAVNTQKRLQSAFDDAQKNLQLVKERESAIIAKKESLSGNIEALNTELKEEREKLITDMTNQGFSNYKEYTAAKKSEAALGNLEDQVQQYNQNWQSVLSLFHDLEMKLKDVAKPDLEGLKKTFDFIDGELESLRQNQNELQAEIRNNEEIERKLVQIREDQKSLDERYSIVGHLSEISKGQNSFKITFERYVLAAFLDDILKEANSRLLKMTSGRYQLLRKLDPTRRNIQSGLELSVYDQYTGHERHVKTLSGGESFKASLALALGLADVVQQNAGGISLETMFIDEGFGTLDPESLDHAIEALMDIQSTGRLVGIISHVPELKERIDAQLQVISTQNGSRTSFYFAG, from the coding sequence ATGAGACCGGATATATTAACGATGCAGGCATTCGGACCATATGCAGGAAGGGAAACCATTGACTTTAATTCCCTTGGAGAACGGACGATGTTTGTCATTTCTGGAAAGACAGGCGCAGGGAAAACAACGATATTTGATGGTATTAGTTTTGCGATATATGGAAAAGCCAGTGGTGAAGATCGAAGCGGGCAAGATTTACGAAGTCAGTTTGCCGAAGATGATATATTGACGGAAGTCTCGTTGCAATTTACACTGCGTGGAAAAACGTATTTGGTGACCCGGTCCCCGCAGCAGGAACGCAAGAAAAAAGCAGGTGAAGGAACAACAACTGTTGGAGCAAAGGCTGAATTATATGAGATATTGGCCGAAGGAAAAAAATTGCTGGGAGCAAATGTACGGGAAGTTGAAGAAAAAATCAAAGTACTCATTGGACTTGACGCTAATCAATTCCGGCAAATCCTGATGATTCCACAGAATGAATTTCGAAAACTGTTAACTTCCGACAGCAAGGATAAAGAACAGATTCTCCAGAAATTATTTCATACTGAACTTTATAAACGAATAGAAGAAAAATTAAAAGAAGAGGCTTCCATCCTAAAAAAGGAAAGTGAAAAAAGTGCTCAGCGGCGAATTGAATTAATGAAAGGCATCCAGCCTGGCAATAATGAAGAATTACAGGCACAAATACAAGGGGAAGAGCCTAGTGAACAACAGGTCTTACCGCTTTTACAGGAAGTCATTTTGCAAGCGGCAGAAAAAAGTGAGTATATAAATAAACAAATACAGGAAAAGCAGAAAGCTCGTGATCAAGTAAATCAAGAACTTTCAAAAGCTGTCGATTTATTAAATCGATTTTCGGAAAAAGAAAAACTGCGGAATGAAAAGGAGGCCCTTGAAGCAAAGCTGCCAGAAATGGAATTAGTGAAAGTCCAAATAAAAATGGCACACAAAGCGGCTTCGCTTGAAAAGCAGGAACAATACTATTTGCGAATTGGCAAACAAGTACAAGATGCGAATTCCGAACTTCAAAAGTTAAGTGAGCAGTCCGAGAAGTTACGGATTGAGCGCATTGAGAAGCAGGATTCCTATGATAAGGAAAAGTCGAAGGATAATCAAAGAGAGCAGGCAGTCCGAACAGTTCATCAGCTTGAGCAGGTAAAAGAGGCTGTCATGACTTTTGCAAGCTTAAAAGCACAGGTTACTTTAGATGAAAAAGAGTGGGAAACTAGCAAACGACTTCGTGAAAAAACTGTTTCGGAACATCTGTCGATTGAAGCGGAAACAGAGAAAGTCGCTCAAGAAAAAACAGAAGCGGAAAAAGCGGCTGTTCTTTATCGTGATCAGGAAATTGAAGCAGAAAGAAATAATCAATCGCTATCTAAGATTAAAAAGCTTCAAGAAGTTCTTTATGAAATCCAGAATACGAAACGAGTTCTGGATGAAAAGAATAATCGGTTCCAAGAGTTACAAAGAATACAAATTCAGGAGAAGGAAAAACTGGAAACTCTGAATCGAAACTGGAGAACTGGCCAAGCGGGTATGCTTGCTTCCATGCTGCATTCTGGAGAAAATTGTCCTGTGTGCGGTTCGCAAAGTCATCCAAAACCAGCGCAATTGCATGAGCATATGCCGACGGATTTGGAACTGAAAGAGCAAGAAAACAAGCTGAAAACTGCAGAACAACAAAAAAGCCAAGCGGAAAGTGAATATTATCAAGCGAAATCCAAATATGATGCACTGGCAGAGTCTTCACAAGAAAAGCTTAGTGACATACAAAATGACATGTCAGAGTTTAGGTGTGAAAATATTGATGGGCATTTGCTACAGTTTGTACAAAAAGGAAAAGTGCTTCAAGAGCAGCTAAAAGAATTGATGCGGAAAAAGTCTGTACTCAATGATCTGGAAAAAAGGTTGCAGGATTTAAAAGAGAAAGCATCCCAGCTTAAGGATAATATGATCTCTTTAGAGAGAAAAGAGGACCAAGGGAAAACGAGGTATATTGAAAACTCTACAAAACTAACTGGATTAACCGATTCCCTGCCAGACGGAATACGGACTGAGGAAGAATATAATGAAGCTTATCAAATGGCTGTAAATACACAGAAACGCTTACAATCGGCATTTGATGATGCACAAAAAAACCTCCAACTGGTGAAGGAAAGAGAATCGGCCATCATTGCAAAAAAAGAATCCCTAAGTGGAAATATAGAGGCCTTAAATACAGAATTGAAAGAGGAGCGGGAAAAGTTAATTACGGATATGACCAATCAAGGCTTTTCCAATTATAAAGAATATACGGCAGCAAAAAAATCGGAAGCGGCTCTTGGAAATTTGGAGGACCAAGTACAACAGTATAATCAAAATTGGCAAAGTGTTTTAAGTCTGTTTCATGATTTGGAAATGAAATTAAAAGATGTGGCCAAACCAGATCTTGAAGGATTGAAAAAGACTTTCGATTTCATAGATGGAGAATTGGAGTCGTTACGCCAAAATCAGAATGAATTACAGGCTGAAATTCGGAATAACGAAGAAATCGAAAGGAAATTGGTGCAAATCAGGGAAGATCAGAAAAGTTTAGATGAAAGGTACAGTATAGTTGGTCATCTGTCAGAGATTTCCAAAGGTCAAAACTCCTTCAAAATAACGTTTGAACGATATGTACTGGCAGCCTTTTTAGATGATATCTTAAAAGAAGCCAATTCAAGGCTGCTGAAAATGACAAGCGGCAGATATCAGCTGTTGCGAAAGCTTGATCCTACACGCAGGAATATCCAGAGCGGTCTGGAATTATCTGTGTATGACCAATATACAGGACATGAGAGACATGTCAAAACCCTTTCGGGAGGCGAGAGCTTTAAGGCTTCCCTTGCACTTGCTTTGGGTCTTGCGGATGTTGTCCAGCAGAACGCTGGCGGTATTTCACTTGAAACGATGTTCATCGATGAAGGTTTCGGTACGCTCGACCCTGAATCTCTTGATCATGCGATTGAAGCATTAATGGATATACAAAGCACCGGGAGATTAGTCGGAATAATTTCCCATGTGCCGGAATTGAAAGAAAGAATTGATGCACAGCTGCAAGTCATTTCGACACAAAACGGAAGTCGAACGTCCTTTTATTTTGCTGGATAA
- a CDS encoding Hsp20/alpha crystallin family protein translates to MQDNQHGSQMNEVEKFDEWVKSFFLDPETCALDHQLFSIDIYESDDEYMVEAVLENHDVKDIKVCLCDNELSIIVYDTDKPILEKKEDTLPTQRKIPFPFSICSRRITAEFSNPILVIRIHKFSPGKTAEDINIE, encoded by the coding sequence ATGCAAGACAATCAACATGGATCGCAAATGAATGAGGTTGAAAAGTTTGATGAATGGGTAAAAAGTTTTTTTCTGGATCCGGAAACTTGTGCGTTGGATCATCAACTTTTTTCAATTGATATATACGAAAGTGACGATGAGTATATGGTGGAAGCGGTTTTGGAAAATCATGATGTGAAAGATATAAAAGTTTGCCTATGTGATAATGAGCTATCGATCATCGTTTACGATACTGATAAGCCAATTCTTGAAAAAAAAGAAGATACACTGCCCACACAGAGAAAGATCCCTTTCCCCTTTTCGATTTGCTCTCGAAGAATTACCGCTGAATTCTCGAATCCGATATTGGTGATTCGCATCCATAAGTTTTCCCCCGGAAAAACAGCTGAAGATATTAACATTGAGTAG
- a CDS encoding enoyl-CoA hydratase/isomerase family protein — MSTAVEAKQTLTIQKNKETGVAEVHLHINKTNAYTLDFYKELNAAIDDIRFDPDMKVAVLMSDMPKFFSVGADINFLKAADPVFKTQFCLFCNETLDKIARSPQIWIACLEGHTVGGGLEMAMGCDLRFMGDNAGKIGLPEVNLGVLAGTGGTQRMARLVGHSKAIDLNITGESISPQEAKEIRLVDRVFPQDEIREKTLEYAKNVASKASYAVTNIKLSIMNGKEMPLNAAIRYEGEIQNLLFRSEDAKEGLASFLEKREPQWKGK; from the coding sequence ATGAGTACAGCAGTCGAAGCAAAGCAAACGCTTACAATTCAAAAAAACAAAGAAACTGGGGTAGCGGAGGTACATCTTCATATTAATAAGACTAATGCCTATACGCTTGATTTTTACAAAGAATTAAATGCTGCAATTGATGATATTCGTTTTGATCCAGATATGAAAGTAGCTGTATTAATGAGTGATATGCCTAAATTTTTCTCGGTCGGAGCGGATATTAACTTCCTTAAAGCTGCTGATCCGGTTTTTAAAACACAATTCTGCTTATTCTGTAACGAAACTCTTGATAAAATTGCCCGTTCACCGCAAATCTGGATTGCATGCCTCGAAGGTCACACAGTAGGTGGGGGACTGGAAATGGCGATGGGTTGTGATCTTCGCTTTATGGGTGATAATGCAGGGAAAATCGGTTTACCGGAAGTTAACCTTGGGGTCCTTGCAGGTACTGGGGGGACACAAAGAATGGCTAGATTAGTTGGTCACTCCAAGGCAATCGACCTGAATATCACAGGGGAGTCTATCTCACCTCAGGAAGCTAAGGAAATACGATTAGTAGATCGGGTTTTCCCACAAGATGAAATACGTGAAAAAACATTGGAATATGCCAAAAATGTCGCAAGTAAGGCTAGTTATGCAGTAACTAATATAAAACTATCGATAATGAACGGTAAAGAAATGCCTTTAAACGCCGCGATTCGTTATGAAGGGGAAATACAGAATCTTTTATTCCGCTCTGAAGATGCTAAAGAAGGTTTAGCTTCCTTCCTTGAAAAGCGTGAACCACAGTGGAAAGGTAAATGA
- a CDS encoding thioesterase family protein, translating into MEETHLKRRMNETKFQIQWGDTDRAGIVYYPNYYKWFDLAGHNFFRSIDMSPKYLEEEKRIIIPLLEAKCTFEKPLYYDDEVTVYTHVNEVKTKTIRFHHEVYCGKKRTGYGYEIRAWTSIGEDGFKAVPIPENIKRILKVI; encoded by the coding sequence ATGGAAGAAACTCATTTGAAAAGGCGCATGAATGAAACGAAATTTCAAATTCAATGGGGTGATACAGACCGGGCAGGAATTGTCTATTATCCGAATTATTATAAATGGTTCGATTTAGCGGGTCATAATTTTTTTCGTTCTATAGATATGAGCCCTAAATATTTGGAAGAAGAGAAGAGAATCATCATTCCATTACTCGAAGCGAAGTGCACTTTTGAAAAACCGCTGTACTATGACGATGAAGTGACAGTATACACTCATGTGAATGAGGTGAAAACAAAGACCATTCGTTTTCATCATGAGGTTTATTGTGGGAAAAAAAGGACTGGGTATGGTTATGAAATACGCGCTTGGACTTCCATCGGGGAGGATGGGTTCAAGGCTGTACCAATTCCAGAAAATATAAAAAGAATATTAAAAGTCATATAG